The Mycolicibacterium aurum genome segment CGACGTCGTAGACATCGGAGGCAGGGCCGAAGTTCGACAGCGCGCCGCCTGCGGTGATCGTGGCGTACAGATCACCGTCGGAGACCACGAACTCGACGTCGTTGAGGCGCTGCCCCAGAAAGATGATGTTCGCGGTGCCCTTCGCCGCGACGGCCGGCGCCTGGGTGAGATCGCCCTCGAGTGACTCCACCGGCAGCTCGGCGATCTGGCCCTGCACCGTGAGCTTCAGATGGGCGCTGGTCTGGGCCCTGGTCGTGTCGGCCGACTCCTTCAGCAAGGTCGCGGCGTCGGGAAGATCCTTGCCCGAATTGTCCGAGGATGATCCGGAGCACCCCGCGACAAGGGTGACGACGGCGAAAAGGGCGGCGAGGATCGCCAACAGGCGGGTCTGCATGCCTGCATCGTAGATGGTCCCGGTGGACAGACGTACCTCACGGGTGGGGGTGAACGGCCGGCAAATGCGCTCTGAGCTGCGCTTGAAGTGTGTCCCGACACGTGTCACACGATCGGTGCATCGCCCGGTCGGAGCAGACGCAGCCACCGGTAGCCGTAGGGGTCGAGTTGTAGCTCGATCCGCCCCTGCGCGTCGAGTGGGTACGCGGCGCGGCCATCGAGAAGGTCGACGAGCGCAGAGCCGTCGGGGACGCCGTCCAGCGTCAGCGGCACGAGGCAGCCTTCCGCGCCGAAGTTGTGCAGGCCGACCATCACCCAGCCGGATTTCTCCCGGCAGGCGTGGGCCAGCACCGCCGGGTGCGGCTGGTCGAGCACCTCCGCCGTCGACCAGCCGATCTCGGGTTGCTGGCGGTAGGTGTAGATGAGGTCACGGATGAACCACCAGAACGACTCGTGGTCGTGGCGCTGGGCCGCGGCATTGACGCGCTCGGGACCGTACAGTCCGTCGGGAAGTGGCCTGGGCAGTCGCCTCTTGGCTGCGGTGGAGAAGCCGCCGTTGTCCCCATCGGTCCACTGCATCGGGGTTCGCACCGCGAAACGCCCGGGTACGTCCAGGTTTTCGGCCATGCCGATCTCTTCGCCGTAGAACAGCACCGGTGTGCCGGGTAACGAGAACGCCAGCGAGTAGACCATCCGCATGCGGCGTTCGTCACCGCCGAGCATCGAGGGAAGGCGCCGGCGCAGCCCTCGGCCGTAGAGCTGCATGTCCTCCTCGGGGCCGAACGCGTCGAACACCTCCTGGCGCTCGGTCTCGCTGAGCTTGTCGAGTGTGAGTTCGTCGTGGTTGCGCACGAAGTTGGCCCACTGGCTGGTGATATCGAGTTTCGGCCGCTGCCGCAGCGCCTTGGCGAGCGGACGGGCGTTGCCACGTGCCAGCGACAGGTAGACGCTCTGCATGCCGATGAAGTCGAACTGCATGTTCAACCCGTCCCCGTCGTTGCCGCCGAAGAACTTCTTCTGGTCCCGGTAGGGCACGTTGACCTCGCCGAGCAGCACCGCGTCGCCGAGTCGGCGATTGACGAAGTTGCGGACGTCGCCGAGGTACTCGTAGGGGTCGAAGATGCCGGGATCGCCGGGGGCGCCGTCGTCGGCGAACAGGAACGGCACCGCGTCCACCCGGAATCCGGACACGCCGAGCTGCAGCCAGAAGCCGAGGGTACGTGAAATCTCCTCCTGCACTTTGGGATTGGCGATATTCAGATCGGGCTGGTGCTTGTAGAAGTGGTGCAGGTAGTACTGGCCGGTCTTAGGGTCCAGCTCCCAGAGGCTGTCCTCCTGGTCGGGGAAGACGACGTCTTTGCCGGTGCCCTTCGGCTCGGTGTCACTCCACACGTAGTAGTTGCGGTAGGGATCGTCCCTGCTCCGGCGCGCCGACTTGAACCACGGATGGGCGTCGGAGGTGTGGTTCATGACGAAGTCGACGATCACCCGGATTCCGTGCGCGCGGGCGGTGCGGACGAGCTCGACGAAGTCGCCGAGATTGCCGAGGCGGGGATCGACACCGAAGAAATCGGTGATGTCATACCCGTCGTCCTTGCGGACCGTCGGGTAGAACGGCATCAGCCACAGACACGTGATGCCCAGGTCGGCGAGGTACTCGATCCGCTCGGTCATGCCTCGGATGTCGCCGCAGCCGTCGCCGTTCCAGTCGTAGAACGTCTCGATGTCGGCGCAGTAGACCACGGCGTTCTTCCACCACAGGTCGCCGGTCTCGATCATCCTCATGCGTGCACCGCCGGTGCCGTCGGCGACAACTGCGGGAGCACGTGTTCGCCGAACGCGTCGATGAACGGTGCCTGGTGCTGCCCGACGAAGTGCAGATACAGCTCGTCCCAGCCCTGTTCCAGGTACTCCTGAAGCCAGGCGGCGTGCCGGCTCAGGTCGGCAGACACCCGCACCGACTTCTTCACCTGCTCGGGCGCCACGGACTCGCCCACCACGTCGAACCCTTC includes the following:
- a CDS encoding LppX_LprAFG lipoprotein, with amino-acid sequence MQTRLLAILAALFAVVTLVAGCSGSSSDNSGKDLPDAATLLKESADTTRAQTSAHLKLTVQGQIAELPVESLEGDLTQAPAVAAKGTANIIFLGQRLNDVEFVVSDGDLYATITAGGALSNFGPASDVYDVAAILNPDVGLANMLANFSNPTSDGRETVEGAQTVRITGEVSADAVNKIAPQIGATRPVPGTAWVTEEGNHELMQARLEPTPGNSVTMTLSKWGEPVTVDKPAA
- a CDS encoding alpha-amylase family protein, whose product is MRMIETGDLWWKNAVVYCADIETFYDWNGDGCGDIRGMTERIEYLADLGITCLWLMPFYPTVRKDDGYDITDFFGVDPRLGNLGDFVELVRTARAHGIRVIVDFVMNHTSDAHPWFKSARRSRDDPYRNYYVWSDTEPKGTGKDVVFPDQEDSLWELDPKTGQYYLHHFYKHQPDLNIANPKVQEEISRTLGFWLQLGVSGFRVDAVPFLFADDGAPGDPGIFDPYEYLGDVRNFVNRRLGDAVLLGEVNVPYRDQKKFFGGNDGDGLNMQFDFIGMQSVYLSLARGNARPLAKALRQRPKLDITSQWANFVRNHDELTLDKLSETERQEVFDAFGPEEDMQLYGRGLRRRLPSMLGGDERRMRMVYSLAFSLPGTPVLFYGEEIGMAENLDVPGRFAVRTPMQWTDGDNGGFSTAAKRRLPRPLPDGLYGPERVNAAAQRHDHESFWWFIRDLIYTYRQQPEIGWSTAEVLDQPHPAVLAHACREKSGWVMVGLHNFGAEGCLVPLTLDGVPDGSALVDLLDGRAAYPLDAQGRIELQLDPYGYRWLRLLRPGDAPIV